The proteins below come from a single Plasmodium sp. gorilla clade G2 genome assembly, chromosome: 13 genomic window:
- a CDS encoding protein transport protein Sec24A, which translates to MQPYDYNRGLNNNTANYNNQNNANAPINNPFLHNNDVGNNNNMKTNEGPYNAPTYFNPGQHQQQQQQQQQQGPPLHQGYQHAGVYGMNQGNYKTNNIGENMYNQDVHNNSGYINQGQPYRNMTNQFIPVGANNTLKAGGNMLGYDNMGNINHVQPIINDTYQEFLQFNAFSHFVKSSVSYMPANTTLKQKAYVPLGFVIQPLAPIPDGYPELASVNFGNSTVVRCKKCRTYINPFVRFEAGGKKWNCNMCYNINDTPQFYFVPLDEKGKRKDLFQRPELCTGSVEFIAPSDYMIRPPQPPVYLFLIDVTVTSVNSGLLDVVCSTIKSLLPKNNDSTQNNNNNDNNSNNNNNSNSKNLKPFDSRTLIGIMTFDSTIHFYNLNSNLKQTQMMVVPDIQDIFIPLPEDILVNVHECQNVIDVLLDNLPGMWRNNKISDCCAGNALKAAFMVLKKVGGKLLFFLSSVPNIGDLTVNVNRDNKDKSKIKNIYSSSSSTNNVVDSKLREVELLNPCNNLYAELAQNVTQYQIAVDLFACPLYNLDLASIYPLVKNSGGSLYYYPQFNVHQYNDKLKQELLFALTTETAWESVMRIRISRGWKITNWYGNYQFRGADLLALPNCHSHQNFCIIVDLEENVVQDSMVYVQSALLYTNSNGERRIRLHTYALPITQNIKTITDSINPQVVVSLLGHQAIDISKKGKIADGRNLIQNLCSQVLSSQLLQSECARLLSLYILGMLKSVAFRDSGDVPPDLRIYHWYRLENIPVESVEANFYPRMFSLHNLEKHHGNLDENNNIVLPDALNLTCENMTQDGCYIVEDGETIVMWIGRSINPQWIYAVFGVQTIDQLNTEYAENHLGSTGNPFGVQILNIINTLRKIRTPCHMRLLVVKQGDPLEYKFFSYLIEDRSQHMMLSLKEFLAKICPKFPQFTPSMTTNPLATQHGR; encoded by the exons ATGCAGCCGTATGATTATAATAGAGGTTTAAATAACAATACAGCAAATTACAATAATCAGAATAATGCAAATGCTCCTATAAATAATCCGTTTCTTCATAACAACGATGtaggaaataataataatatgaagacAAATGAAGGTCCATATAATGCACCAACATATTTTAACCCTGGTCAGCatcaacaacaacaacagcAGCAGCAACAACAAGGTCCACCTCTTCATCAAGGTTATCAGCATGCTGGTGTATATGGTATGAATCAAGGtaattataaaacaaataatataggtgagaatatgtataatcaagatgttcataataatagtgGTTATATAAATCAAGGACAACCTTATCGTAATATGACGAATCAGTTTATTCCTGTAGGTGCAAATAATACTTTAAAAGCAGGAGGAAATATGTTAGGTTATGATAATATGGGTAATATAAATCATGTACAGCCAATTATAAATGATACATATCAAGAATTTTTACAATTTAATGCATTTTCTCATTTTGTTAAAAGTTCAGTTAGTTATATGCCAGCCAATACTACTTTGAAACAAAAAGCTTATGTACCTCTTGGATTTGTGATACAACCTTTAGCACCTATTCCAGATGGTTATCCAGAATTAGCATCTGTAAATTTTGGTAATTCAACAGTTGTAAGATGTAAAAAATGTAGAACTTATATTAATCCATTTGTTAGATTTGAAGCTGGAGGGAAAAAATGGAATTGTAATAtgtgttataatattaatgatactcctcaattttattttgtaccTTTAGATGAAAAAGGAAAGAGGAAAGATTTATTTCAAAGGCCAGAATTATGTACAGGTAGTGTTGAATTTATTGCACCTAGTGATTATATGATAAGACCACCACAACCAcctgtatatttatttttaatagatGTAACAGTTACATCAGTAAATTCTGGTTTATTAGATGTTGTTTGTAGTACAATAAAAAGTTTACTaccaaaaaataatgattcaacccaaaataataataacaacgacaataatagtaataataataataatagtaatagtaagaATTTAAAACCTTTTGATTCTCGTACCTTAATTGGTATTATGACCTTTGATTCAactatacatttttataatttaaattctAATTTGAAACAAACACAAATGATGGTGGTTCCTGATATAcaagatatttttattccaCTCCCTGAGGATATTTTAGTAAATGTTCATGAATGTCAAAATGTTATAGATGTGTTATTAGATAATTTACCAGGCATGTggagaaataataaaattagtGATTGTTGTGCAGGAAATGCTTTAAAAGCTGCTTTTATggtattaaaaaaagttggtgggaaattattattttttctttcttcagTTCCAAATATTGGTGATTTAACTGTAAATGTCAATAGagataataaagataaaagtaaaattaaaaatatttacagtTCTAGTAGTTCAACTAATAATGTGGTTGATTCAAAATTGAGAGAAGTAGAATTATTAAATCCATGCAATAACCTTTATGCTGAATTAGCACAAAATGTAACACAATATCAAATAGCTGTAGATTTATTTGCATGtcctttatataatttagatTTAGCTTCTATATATCCTTTAGTTAAAAATTCTGGTGgctcattatattattatcctcAATTTAATGTACAtcaatataatgataaattgaaacaagaattattatttgccTTAACAACAGAAACTGCATGGGAATCTGTTATGAGAATAAGAATTAGTAGGGGTTGGAAAATTACTAATTGGTATGGAAATTATCAATTTAGAGGAGCAGATTTATTAGCATTACCAAATTGTCATTCCCATCaaaatttttgtattattgtAGATTTAGAAGAAAATGTAGTACAAGATTCAATGGTTTATGTCCAATCAGCTTTATTATATACGAATTCTAACGGGGAAAGAAGAATACGATTACATACATATGCTTTACCTATaacacaaaatataaaaactatAACTGATTCAATAAACCCACAAGTTGTTGTATCTTTGTTAGGTCACCAAGCAATAGATATTagtaaaaaaggaaaaatagcAGATGGAAGAAATTTAATTCAAAATCTATGCTCACAAGTATTATCATCTCAATTATTACAATCAGAATGTGCAAGATtgttatctttatatatcttaGGTATGCTCAAATCTGTAGCATTTAGAGATAGTGGAGATGTTCCACCTGATCTAAGAATATATCATTGGTATAGATTAGAAAATATACCCGTAGAATCTGTTGAGGCAAATTTCTATCCAAGAATGTTTAGTTTACATAATTTAGAAAAGCATCATGGAAACCTAGacgaaaataataatatagtatTACCTGATGCATTGAATTTGACATGTGAAAATATGACTCAAGATGGATGTTATATAGTTGAGGATGGAGAGACAATAGTCATGTGGATAGGAAG gaGCATTAATCCTCAATGGATCTATGCAGTTTTTGGTGTACAAACCATAGATCAATTAAACACAGAATATGCAGAAAATCATTtag gTTCAACAGGAAATCCTTTCGGAgtacaaatattaaatataatcaatacattaagaaaaataagaaCACCATGTCATATGAGATTATTGGTAGTAAAACAAGGAGATCCCTTAGAATATaa ATTTTTCTCATACTTAATTGAGGATAGATCACAACACATGATGCTGTCTTTAAAAGAATTCTTGGCCAAAATTT gtCCGAAATTTCCTCAATTTACCCCATCCATGACTACCAATCCGCTTGCAACACAACATGGTCGTTaa
- a CDS encoding polyadenylate-binding protein, putative — protein MDLESTMEWNKNFQTNSIFVYNFPNEWMENDLKKNFMIFGTINNIIIDKDINIYAFIQYNDTESSQKAIEVMNGKEINGKLLKVTSRKIVDECIDMNTNKLDSQQKSQSSNDNKKTTLFVFYLPPHWNDQDLFDKFKTFGNLESATVAKKNDKTSKGYGFVVYTDPHSAALAISNMNKVEVYTGKRLKVLLKSNSNETNKRKIKPGCTIFVFYLPNDWSDKDLKRHFSHYGNILGATIKRETNGKSRGYGFINFENQQSAINAVAGMNGFNAGNKYLKVSIKKGEEQYLAPQYLNIDRMNNSYNSPPPPPPPMSCHGNESSNYANNEMYSIQNTMPNNRYNSRVSTNDVHQSFINSQYGHFPYNFFKNNEQGPYMQRSYNKTYNNMGKT, from the exons atggatttg gaAAGCACAATGGAATGGAATAAAAACTTTCAAACAAATAGcatatttgtttataacTTTCCAAATGAATGGATGGAAAATGActtaaaaaaa AATTTTATGATATTTGGAaccataaataatataattatagacaaagatataaatatttatgccTTTATTCAATACAATGACACCGAGTCATCACAAAAAGCTATTGAAGTTATGAACGGCAAGGAAATTAATGGGAAACTTTTGAAAGTTACATCAAGAAAAATTGTAGATGAATGTATAGATATGAACACAAACAAATTAGATTCACAACAAAAATCACaa tcaagtaatgataataaaaagacGACACTTTTTGTCTTTTATCTACCACCTCATTGGAATGATCAGGATTTATTTGAT AAATTTAAAACTTTTGGTAACTTGGAGAGTGCTACAGTGGCCAAAAAAAATGACAAGACCAGTAAAGGTTATGGTTTTGTTGTATATACTGATCCACATAGTGCAGCGCTAGCTATTtctaatatgaataaagtTGAGGTATACACAGGAAAAAGACTTAAG gtTTTATTAAAATCTAACTCTAATGAAACAAAtaagagaaaaataaaaccaGGGTGCACCATTTTCGTCTTTTATTTACCAAACGATTGGAGTGACAAAGATTTAAAAAga CATTTTTCACATTATGGTAATATACTAGGCGCAACAATCAAAAGAGAAACGAATGGAAAAAGTAGGGGTTAtggatttattaattttgaaAATCAACAAAGTGCAATTAATGCTGTTGCTGGCATGAATGGTTTTAATGCaggaaataaatatttaaaagttTCAATCAAAAAGGGGGAAGAACA atATTTGGCACCCCAATATCTCAATATAGATCGTATGAACAac TCTTATAATTCACCTCCACCCCCACCACCTCCAATGTCTTGCCATGGAAATGAATCATCAAATTATGCTAACAATGAAATGTATTCAATTCAAAATACCATGCCAAACAATAGATATAATTCACGAGTTTCTACAAACGATGTACATCaatcttttattaattcGCAATATGGTCATTttccatataatttttttaaaaacaatgAACAAGGACCATATATGCAAAGATCTTATAATAAAACTTATAATAACATGGGAAAAACATGA
- a CDS encoding protein arginine N-methyltransferase 5, putative produces the protein MTIKNKYGYLKLGIEIEYHKIPQCEENNIDPDFFACKLFNDNTINVYNELNSNDLLNNSSMINGTKKKCSYKIDPLFGNIYEDKNIWEKNIYGLMSTWINPDDENENSSLYSMDALNKELQWSTYISISKLIINVPNTKCDNYARYINSCINNYNMLSLIMRIPIIIKKEKNHKENYNKNMTCDIINGWNLWAKFIAYCNFNYSHLGLALELSNINNIDISNIQLDVWKSEPVKLIIIPLDAFLLDTKTGYPYLPKKLKDILIHFFRKNIEVLLVHNEDNHKVNYHCINVKNEYCNDYKPNICNNEMDSFKIMDNNNNNNNNIHIKQNSNYYLKCCIYYIKRLFMSIENFDNDTLFDNFYWDYFQIPLQPLKDNLSSQTYEVFEKDRKKYEQYELATSKYLSNWKKAKKISNKNENQNNQMNNKMKNNNNNNNNNLEQEQSNNMITIFVVGAGRGPLVDTTLSALQKNEITNYEIYAIEKNDSAIIILNNRVEKEEWKNVKVIHSDIRYLDIHKKADLIVSELLGSFGDNELFPECMDGIKKFLKDDGISIPMNCVSYLEPISCSSLYHKLIENNISGGNECFYVVNMYSYTKISQESSKECFSFQVPPIHTEQDNSHNYRYKNINFKIKMDTYIHGFLSYFKSQLYDDVYISIEPKTHTQNLHSWFPLYIPINKIQFLKKGQNLSFSIWRLTDHQKIWYEWCINEPITTGIHNYNARYFSIGR, from the coding sequence atgactataaagaataaatacGGATACCTAAAATTAGGTATAGAAATTGAATACCATAAAATACCACAatgtgaagaaaataatatagatcCTGATTTTTTTGCATGTAAACtttttaatgataatacaataaatgtatataacgAATTAAATTCAAATGATTTACTAAATAATTCTTCTATGATAAATGgaactaaaaaaaaatgtagttATAAAATAGATCCATTATTTGGTAATATATAcgaagataaaaatatatgggaaaaaaacatatatggATTAATGTCAACATGGATAAATCcagatgatgaaaatgagaATTCAAGTTTATATTCTATGGATGcattaaataaagaattacAATGGTCTACTTATATATCTATAAGTAAGTTAATCATTAATGTTCCAAATACAAAATGTGATAATTATGCTAGGTATATTAACTcatgtataaataattataatatgctATCATTAATAATGAGAATTccaattattataaaaaaagaaaaaaatcacaaagaaaattataataaaaatatgacttgtgatattataaatggaTGGAATTTATGGGCAAAATTTATTGCTTATtgtaattttaattatagtCATTTAGGTTTAGCTCTTGAattatcaaatataaataatatagatataagTAACATTCAATTAGATGTATGGAAATCCGAACCCGTAAAATTAATAATCATTCCATTAGATGCATTTCTATTGGATACTAAAACCGGTTACCCATATTtaccaaaaaaattaaaggatATCTTAATACACttttttagaaaaaatatagaagTTTTATTAGTACATAATGAAGATAATCACAAGGTTAATTATCACTGCATTAATGTGAAAAATGAATACTGTAATGATTACAAAccaaatatatgtaataatgaaatggattcatttaaaattatggataataataataataataataataatatccatataaaacaaaatagcAACTACTATTTAAAATgttgtatttattatataaagagaCTATTTATGTCCATAGAAAATTTCGACAATGATACCctttttgataatttttattgGGATTATTTTCAAATACCTTTACAACCACTCAAAGATAATTTGTCGTCTCAGACTTATGAAGTTTTTGAAAAGGACCggaaaaaatatgaacagtATGAGCTAGCCACAAGTAAGTATTTATCAAATTGGaaaaaagcaaaaaaaataagcaacaaaaatgaaaaccAAAATAACCAAATGAACAACAAAATGAagaacaacaacaacaataataataataatttggaACAAGAACAGagtaataatatgattaCCATTTTTGTTGTGGGTGCTGGTAGAGGACCATTAGTAGACACAACCCTATCAgctttacaaaaaaatgaaataacaaattatgaaatatatgcCATAGAAAAGAATGATAGTgctataattattttaaataatagagttgaaaaagaagaatggAAAAATGTGAAAGTGATTCATAGTGATATAAGATATTtagatatacataaaaaagcAGATCTAATTGTTAGCGAATTATTAGGTTCATTTGGTGATAATGAATTATTTCCTGAATGTATGGatggaataaaaaaatttttaaaagatgaTGGAATTAGTATACCCATGAATTGTGTATCTTATTTAGAACCTATATCATGTTCTTCTTTATATCATAAActaatagaaaataatatatcaggTGGTAATGAATGTTTTTATGTTGTTAACATGTAttcatatacaaaaatatcaCAAGAATCATCTAAAGaatgtttttcttttcaagTTCCACCTATACATACTGAACAAGATAATAGTCATAATTATcgctataaaaatattaattttaaaatcaaaatggatacatatatacatggATTCTTATCTTATTTTAAATCACAATTATATGATGATGTGTATATATCCATAGAACCAAAAACACATACACAGAATCTTCATAGTTGGTTTCCTCTATATATTcctattaataaaatacaatttttaaaaaaaggacAAAACTTATCATTTAGTATTTGGAGATTAACAGATCATCAAAAAATTTGGTATGAGTGGTGTATTAATGAACCAATAACAACAGGTATCCATAATTATAATGCTAGATATTTCTCTATAGGAAGATAA